GAAATTGCAATCCCACTACACGTTGAAGCGAAAAAGCATGATATCGCCGTCCCTGACCGGATAGTCCCGGCCTTCGCTGCGCATTTTTCCGGCCTCCCGGGCCGCCTGTTCGCCGCCGGATTCGAGGAAAACCTCCGAAGAGACCGTTTCCGCCCGGATGAAACCGCGCTGGAAATCCGAGTGGATCTCGCCGGCCGCCTCGTACGCCGTGGCGCCGCGCGGCACCGTCCAGGCGCGGGTTTCCTTCGGCCCGGTCGAGAAGAAGGTGATCAGTCCGAGCAGATCGTATCCGGCGCGAATCACCCGGTCGAGACCGGGCTCGCCTAGTCCCAGCGATTCGAGAAACGCCTGGCGCTCGGCTGCGTCCTCCAGTTGCGCCAGTTCCGCCTCGATATCCGCGGCGATGACCACCGAGGCCGCCCCGCTGGCGGCGGCAAAGTCCTCGACCTGCCGGGAATGGCCGTTGCCGGTCGCCGCCGATTCCTCGTCGACATTGGCGATGTAGAGGACCGGCTTGGCGGTGAGCAGCTGCAGGTCGCGAAACGCCTTTTCCGAGCCGGCCGGGACATCCGCCTGTCGCGCCGGACGCCCGGCCTCGAGCGCGGCCAGCGCCGGCTCCATCGCCTTCAGCCGTTCCCGGGCGTCCTTGTCGCCGCCGGTGACGCGCCGCCGGGCGTTCTCCGCACGGCCTTCCAGGCTTTCCAGATCGGCCAGCATCAGTTCGGTTTCGACGGTCTCGATATCGCGCACCGGATCGACCGCCCCTTCGACATGGTGCACGGCGCCGCTATCGAAGCAGCGCACGACATGGGCGATGGCGTCGACCTCGCGGATGTTGGCGAGAAACCGGTTGCCCAGTCCTTCGCCCCTGCTCGCCCCGCGCACCAGCCCGGCGATATCGACGAATTCCAGCTGCGCCGGGACGGCGGCGGCGGAGCCGGTCAGCGCCGCGATCGCCGCCGGCCGGTCGTCGGGCACTGCGACGCGGCCGATATTCGGCTCGATGGTGCAGAACGGATAGTTGGACGCCTCGGCGGCCGCCGTCGCCGTCAGGGCGTTGAACAGGGTGGACTTGCCGACATTCGGCAGCCCGACGATGCCGCAGCGGAACCCCATCTATCCGGCATCCCCCTCGGCGGCAGGCGGCGCTGCGGAGCCTTCGGACACTGGCGGGTCGTTCGTTTTCGGAGGCGGTTTCGGCGGCGGCTTCGGGTCCGGTTTCGGGGGCGGCGGGTTCATGGTCTGGCTGACCTTCGTCATGAAGCGGTTGTCGTCGCCACCGACCAGCAGGGGCAGGGCTTCGGCAACCGCATCGATCAGCGCGCCGGCGGTCCTGCGCTCCGCCTTGGTGAAATCGTGCAGGACATAGCCCGTGACCCGGTCGCTGTCGCCCGGATGGCCGATGCCGAGCCGGACCCGGCGAAAGTCGGGACCGATGCGCGCCGCGATATCGCGAATGCCGTTGTGGCCGCCGTGGCCGCCGCCGGTCTTGACCCGTATCTTGCCGGGCACGAGATCGAGTTCGTCGTAGAGAACGGCGACATCGGCCGGATCGAGCTTGTGAAAACGCACCGCCGCGCCGACCGAGCGGCCCGACAGGTTCATCCGCGTCATCGGCTTGAGCGCCAGAATGCGTGTGCCGGCGACCTCGCCGTCCGCGGCGGCGCCGGCGAAGCGGCCGCGCCAGGGACCGAAGCCGTAGCACCGCACGATTTCGTCCAGCGCCATGAAGCCGAAATTATGGCGGTGGCCGGCGAATTTCGGCCCGGGATTGCCCAGTCCGACCAGGAGCAACATGGCTGCGCCCTACGGTGTGGCCCGCCGCGCCGGAACTTCGCAGCGGTGCAGGATCAGGATTCGGCCGGGCCGTCCTCGTCGTCCTGCTGCGACGCCTCGTCCTCGGCGACGGTCGGGACGTCCATTTCGTCGTCTTCCTCGTCTTCTTCTTCGTCCTCGACGATCTGCATCGGCGCGGCGATGGAGGCGATCATGAAATCGCGGTCGGCGATCGTCGGCCGCACGCCTTCCGGCAGGGTGATGTTTCCGATCCTGACCGAATCGCCGATTTCCATTCCGCTGAGATCGACGACGATCTCCTCCGGAATGTTGCCGGCGGCGGTCGCCACTTCGACGGTGTGACGCACGACGCTCAACACGCCGCCGACCTCCAGGCCCGGCGCGGCCTCTTCGTTGACGAAGCGGACCGGTATCTCGACCGTCACCCGCGTCCGGTCGGTCACGCGCAGGAAATCGACATGGATCGGATCGTCCGTGACCGGGTGGAACTGCACCTCTTTCGGCAGGACCCGGTGCTTTTCCCCGGCCACATCGACATGGAACTGGGTTGCGAAGAATCCCGTCTTGCGCATCCGGGCGTGCAGGACCCGGGGGTCCATCGTCAGCAGCACGATATCCCGGCCGCCGCCGTAGATGACGCCCGGCAAGCGGCCTTCGCGGCGGATCGCCCGGGCGGCCCCCTTGCCGGCCCGGTCGCGCGCCGCGGCTTCGAGCACAGCGTAGTCGCTCATCGATCGTCTCCAGAATTCGTCCCGATATTCGATGGAACCCGCCCGTCCGACCTCCCCTCGGGCCTTTTTGGGGTGCCGCGCGCGGACGCCGCGATATGGGTCCGGGCGGATGCCGCAATCAAGCGACAGGTGGCCGCGGCGGATTGCCGGCGATGCCCGTCGCGGACAAGGCCGCCTCAGTTGAACAGGCTGCTGACGCTGGTCTCCTCGCTGATCCGCCGGATGGCCTCGCCGATCAGCGGCGCAATGCTGAGCGGCCGGAGCTTGTCGGAGACGCGGACGGCCTCGGTTGCCTGGATCGAGTCGGTGATCACCATCTCGCCGATCGGCGATCCGGCGATCCGGCCGACCGCGCCGCCCGAAAGGACGCCGTGGGTGACGTAGGCCGCCACCGATTCGGCGCCGGCATTCATCAGGGCGTCGGACGCGTTGCACAGGGTCCCGGCGGAATCGACGATGTCGTCGACCAGGATGCAGACCCGGCCCTTGACGTCGCCGATGATGTTCATCACCGCCGAGACGCCGGCCCGCTCGCGCCGCTTGTCGATGATGGCGAGGTCGGCGCCGATCCGGCGCGCGATGCCCCGGGCGCGCAGCACGCCGCCGACATCCGGCGACACGATCACCGCCTCGCTGGCCCCGTTGTCCTTGCCGTATTCCCGGTCGATATCGGCGGTGAAGACCGGCGCGGCGAACAGGTTATCGACCGGAATGTCGAAGAAGCCCTGGATCTGCCCGGCGTGGAGATCGATGGTGAGCAGCCGGTTGGCGCCGGCCGTGGTGATCAGGTTTGAGACCAGCTTTGCCGATATCGGCGTTCGCGGGCCGGTCTTGCGGTCCTGCCGGGCGTAGCCGTAGTAAGGCACCGCGGCCGTGACCCGGCGCGCCGACGCGCGGCGCAGCGCGTCCAGCATCACCAGCAGTTCCATCAGGTTGTCGTTGGCCGGGAACGACGTCGACTGGATGACGAAGACATCCTCGCCGCGGATGTTTTCCTCGATCTCGACGAACACCTCCATGTCGGAGAACCGGCGCACATTGGCCTGCGTCAGCGGCACGTTGAGATAGGCGGAGACCGCTTCGGCGAGCGGCCGGTTGCTGTTGCCGGCGATCAGTTTCATGAAATTCCCCGCCACGCCCCGGAGAGAATCGTTCTTTCCGGGTTGTACATTCCGGGTCGAACCCGCCCTTCGTTCGAGCCGGCCGGGAAGACAGCCTTCGGGCAACCCGCACGCGATGGGGCGGTTCTAACAAGCCGTCATAAAGCTGTAAACGTGGCCGGCGCCGCCGCGGACCGGCACCGGCCGGCGGCGGGCTGCGCCGAATGCGGCCCATGCCAAAGCCGCGCTTGGCGTCCCGCGCCGATACACTTAGGTTACGGGCGCACACCGGATTTGCCCGAAACGGAATTCTCGAACCCATGGCCGCCACGCCGCAGCGAAAAGTTACTCTCGAAGACAAGTACGAGCTGGAGGAAGGCCGGGTTTTCCTGACCGGCATCCAGGCGCTGGTCCGGCTGCCCATGATGCAGCGCCAGCGCGACCTCGCGGCGGGCCTGGACACCGGCGGCTTCATCAGCGGCTATCGCGGCTCGCCGCTGGGCGTCCTGGACATGAACCTGTGGCGCGCGCAGAAATATCTCGAACGCCACCACATCAAGTTCGAGCCGGGCGTCAACGAAGACCTGGCGATGACGGCGGTCTGGGGCAGCCAGCAATTGCCGCTGTTCCCCGACGCCGCCAAGGATGGCGTCTTCGCCATGTGGTACGGCAAGGGCCCCGGCGTCGACCGCTGCGGCGATGTGCTGAAGCACGGCAACGCGGCGGGCTCGTCGGAACATGGCGGCGTCCTGATCTGCGCCGGCGACGACCACGGCGCCAGCTCCTCCACCCTGCCCCACCAGTCGGACCATATGTTCATCGCCGCCATGGTGCCGGTCCTGTATCCGGCCAACGTCCAGGAGATGCTGGACTACGGCCTGATCGGCTGGGCGATGTCGCGCTATACCGGCGCCTGGGTCGGTTTCAAGACGGTCGCCGAAGTGGTCGAGAGCGCCGCATCCGTCTCCGTCTCGCCGGACCGCGTCCGGATCGACACGCCGAACGCCTACACCCCGCCGC
The genomic region above belongs to Rhodospirillaceae bacterium and contains:
- the ychF gene encoding redox-regulated ATPase YchF, with amino-acid sequence MGFRCGIVGLPNVGKSTLFNALTATAAAEASNYPFCTIEPNIGRVAVPDDRPAAIAALTGSAAAVPAQLEFVDIAGLVRGASRGEGLGNRFLANIREVDAIAHVVRCFDSGAVHHVEGAVDPVRDIETVETELMLADLESLEGRAENARRRVTGGDKDARERLKAMEPALAALEAGRPARQADVPAGSEKAFRDLQLLTAKPVLYIANVDEESAATGNGHSRQVEDFAAASGAASVVIAADIEAELAQLEDAAERQAFLESLGLGEPGLDRVIRAGYDLLGLITFFSTGPKETRAWTVPRGATAYEAAGEIHSDFQRGFIRAETVSSEVFLESGGEQAAREAGKMRSEGRDYPVRDGDIMLFRFNV
- the pth gene encoding aminoacyl-tRNA hydrolase, translated to MLLLVGLGNPGPKFAGHRHNFGFMALDEIVRCYGFGPWRGRFAGAAADGEVAGTRILALKPMTRMNLSGRSVGAAVRFHKLDPADVAVLYDELDLVPGKIRVKTGGGHGGHNGIRDIAARIGPDFRRVRLGIGHPGDSDRVTGYVLHDFTKAERRTAGALIDAVAEALPLLVGGDDNRFMTKVSQTMNPPPPKPDPKPPPKPPPKTNDPPVSEGSAAPPAAEGDAG
- a CDS encoding 50S ribosomal protein L25/general stress protein Ctc; its protein translation is MSDYAVLEAAARDRAGKGAARAIRREGRLPGVIYGGGRDIVLLTMDPRVLHARMRKTGFFATQFHVDVAGEKHRVLPKEVQFHPVTDDPIHVDFLRVTDRTRVTVEIPVRFVNEEAAPGLEVGGVLSVVRHTVEVATAAGNIPEEIVVDLSGMEIGDSVRIGNITLPEGVRPTIADRDFMIASIAAPMQIVEDEEEDEEDDEMDVPTVAEDEASQQDDEDGPAES
- a CDS encoding ribose-phosphate pyrophosphokinase, which produces MKLIAGNSNRPLAEAVSAYLNVPLTQANVRRFSDMEVFVEIEENIRGEDVFVIQSTSFPANDNLMELLVMLDALRRASARRVTAAVPYYGYARQDRKTGPRTPISAKLVSNLITTAGANRLLTIDLHAGQIQGFFDIPVDNLFAAPVFTADIDREYGKDNGASEAVIVSPDVGGVLRARGIARRIGADLAIIDKRRERAGVSAVMNIIGDVKGRVCILVDDIVDSAGTLCNASDALMNAGAESVAAYVTHGVLSGGAVGRIAGSPIGEMVITDSIQATEAVRVSDKLRPLSIAPLIGEAIRRISEETSVSSLFN